TGACAGCGCCATCGCGGCCACCCTGGCGGGCATCACGCTGAATGAAGCCGACGCCGGCCAGTTCCGGCTTTCTTCATCACAAGCAGCTCCGCCGCAAGCTGACTTCCCCGCGGCGCTACGTTTTTCCCTGAGCAAAGTTATGGACCTGCGCTACGGCGAAAACCCGCACCAGCGCGCCGCCATGTACTCTGACGGTTCCGCCACCGGCGTGGCCAACTGCCGCCAGTTGCAGGGGAAAGAACTCTCTTTCAACAACATTGTTGACCTGCAGGCTGCCTGGGACCTGGCGCAGGAATTCGACCAGACCGTTTGCACCATCATCAAGCATACGAACCCGTGCGGCACGGCCACCGGGCACACTCTGCATGAAGCCTACCTGCGCGCGCTGGAAGCTGACCCCGTGTCGGCTTTCGGTGGAGTCATCGGCGTGAACCGGGTGATTGACGGCGCCGCCGCGGAAGAAATGGCCAAGCTGTTTGTGGAAGCCATCGCTGCTCCCGGCTTTGACCCCGAAGCCAAGGCCAAATTCGCTGCAAAGAAGAACCTGCGCCTGGTGGAAGTAAAGCCGGGGCCGGCCAAATTCGTGATGAAGCACGTTTCCGGCGGAATGTTAGTGCAGGACGTTGACATGCGCCCGCTGGCGCCGTCTGATCTGAAGGTTGTCACCCAGCGCCAGCCTACCGCCGAAGAACTCCGCGCCCTGCTGTTTGCATGGAAAGTGTGCAAACATGTGAAGTCCAATGCCATTGTTTATGCGCGCGACGGCCAAAGCGTGGGCATTGGCGCAGGGCAGATGTCCCGCGTGGATTCCTGCAAGATCGGGGCCATGAAAGCGATCTTACCTTTGCCGGGCACGGTGGCCGCTTCAGACGCGTTTTTCCCTTTCCCGGACGGCGTGGAAGAGATCGCGCGGGCAGGCGCTACGGCCATCATCCAGCCGGGAGGGTCGGTACGCGACCAGGAGGTCATTGACGCCGCCAACCGCCTGGGGCTGGCCATGGTGCTTACCGGCGTCCGTCACTTCCGTCACTAAGTAGGAAGTGTTATCTACTGCGCGGTTTAGGCCCAGCCGGGCTAGAATTATGACAGAAGGGTTGACTCCCGGCAGCGCCCGCAGCATCCAAATGAAGGGATTGTATTTTCGGTCCTCATTATTCTTATGAATTTCAGCAAACGCTCGTTGCTTAGTTCTCTAGTCCTGCTTCTCTCACTCTCCGCAGTCGCGCAGAAAACGCATCCGCAGGAAAAAGCCCCGGCCGGCAAGCCGTCCGTCACGTCACAACAGCCCGCGCAGCCGGGCGCTCCCGGAATGCCGGAAGCCGCCAAGAAGGTGGACCACGCAGCTTCGTACTACCACTACTCTCTGGCTCATATGTACGAAGAGATGATGGCCATGTACAGCCGGTCAGAGTACGCGACCAAGGCCATTGAAGAATACAAGCTGGCCATTGAGAACGATCCCTCTTCAGAGTTCTTGAACGCCGGGCTGGCCGAGTTGTACTCGCGCACGGGCCGCATCCGTGACGCCGTTCTGGAAGCCCAGGAA
The Terriglobia bacterium genome window above contains:
- the purH gene encoding bifunctional phosphoribosylaminoimidazolecarboxamide formyltransferase/IMP cyclohydrolase, with the protein product MPKIQRAILSVTDKTGLVDFGKKLSALKVELISTGGTAKLLRESGVAVKDISELTGFPEMMDGRVKTLHPKVHGGILHVRDNPSHVASAREHGIQPIDMVVVNLYAFEKTASKPGVHFDEVIENIDIGGPSMVRSAAKNFRDVAIVTSPDDYSAIAAEMSASGGDVSLATRWRLAQRAFATTAAYDSAIAATLAGITLNEADAGQFRLSSSQAAPPQADFPAALRFSLSKVMDLRYGENPHQRAAMYSDGSATGVANCRQLQGKELSFNNIVDLQAAWDLAQEFDQTVCTIIKHTNPCGTATGHTLHEAYLRALEADPVSAFGGVIGVNRVIDGAAAEEMAKLFVEAIAAPGFDPEAKAKFAAKKNLRLVEVKPGPAKFVMKHVSGGMLVQDVDMRPLAPSDLKVVTQRQPTAEELRALLFAWKVCKHVKSNAIVYARDGQSVGIGAGQMSRVDSCKIGAMKAILPLPGTVAASDAFFPFPDGVEEIARAGATAIIQPGGSVRDQEVIDAANRLGLAMVLTGVRHFRH